From the Bacteroidia bacterium genome, one window contains:
- a CDS encoding ABC transporter permease, whose product MLTFGIDRLGRRTISFLSEIGEIARLLARIMRSTHRLYRDRHLLIEQMAHIGVGSLPLVLIIGLFTGMVSSWQAAYQFKGMISFSLIGGAVSRAIFIELGPVLTAIVIAGRVGASIAAEIGTMKVTEQIDALESMAINPVRYLAMPRFLGAVAMMPILVIFANAIALGGAFLVANFFLDLTPQVFFGSVERFFETKDIVSGLVKSVAFGGVTALLGCHIGFRTAGGAEGVGKATIRAFVLSSAMILILDYALWTIIF is encoded by the coding sequence ATGCTCACTTTTGGAATCGACAGACTCGGCCGGCGCACCATCTCCTTCCTCTCGGAAATTGGGGAAATTGCGCGTCTGCTCGCAAGAATCATGCGCAGCACGCATCGATTGTACCGCGACAGACACCTCCTGATCGAACAGATGGCGCATATCGGTGTGGGCTCGCTGCCTCTCGTGCTCATCATCGGGCTCTTCACGGGTATGGTTTCCTCGTGGCAGGCGGCGTATCAATTCAAGGGCATGATCAGTTTTTCCCTTATCGGCGGCGCAGTCAGTCGCGCAATTTTTATCGAGCTCGGACCGGTACTCACAGCCATCGTCATCGCCGGGCGCGTCGGGGCCTCTATCGCCGCCGAGATCGGGACCATGAAAGTGACCGAACAGATCGACGCGCTCGAGAGCATGGCCATCAATCCCGTCCGTTACCTCGCCATGCCACGCTTCCTCGGCGCCGTCGCAATGATGCCCATTCTGGTGATTTTCGCCAATGCCATCGCGCTCGGCGGAGCATTTCTCGTAGCCAATTTTTTTCTCGATCTCACGCCACAAGTGTTCTTCGGGAGTGTCGAACGCTTTTTTGAAACGAAGGACATCGTATCCGGACTCGTGAAATCTGTGGCTTTCGGCGGTGTGACGGCGTTGCTGGGTTGCCATATCGGTTTCCGTACCGCCGGAGGAGCCGAGGGGGTGGGGAAAGCAACGATTCGCGCCTTC
- a CDS encoding class I SAM-dependent methyltransferase, with protein MNEAIITIQKHDAHPSDAQRWGRARERAVLRGRMICDLLSPEVNFSEAVALDAGCGYGGTSIALCERGADVIAVDRDPARLGELSATCPSLEIEHADIASLPYPDKSFHLIILQDVIEHVTDALGVLREMHRVLCDDGLLYMSTPNRDSVLNLVADPHFGLPFAATKKRAELRTLLRAKRPSEAERDDLAELFSLAAFSDALQHSGFSFRFINTRVAKALFEQPDALVWSTWHVRAVAFLRRSGMYRAALGMVNDEPGFFNRRINPTWYLLCRKLPS; from the coding sequence ATGAACGAAGCAATCATCACCATACAAAAACACGACGCGCATCCTTCGGACGCACAGCGCTGGGGGCGCGCAAGAGAAAGGGCCGTACTCCGCGGACGCATGATCTGCGATCTGCTGTCCCCCGAGGTCAATTTCTCCGAAGCAGTCGCACTCGATGCCGGCTGCGGATACGGCGGCACCAGCATCGCGCTCTGCGAGCGCGGTGCGGACGTCATTGCGGTGGATCGCGATCCAGCACGGCTGGGAGAACTTTCCGCCACCTGTCCCTCCCTGGAAATCGAACACGCCGACATAGCGTCGCTGCCCTATCCCGATAAGTCCTTTCACCTGATCATACTGCAGGACGTGATCGAGCATGTCACCGATGCCCTCGGGGTATTGCGCGAAATGCATCGTGTTCTGTGCGACGACGGGCTGCTGTACATGAGCACGCCGAACAGGGATTCGGTGCTGAATCTCGTCGCCGATCCGCATTTCGGGTTGCCGTTTGCGGCGACGAAAAAGCGCGCCGAGCTCCGTACACTCCTGCGCGCAAAGCGCCCCTCGGAGGCGGAGCGCGACGATTTGGCGGAGCTCTTCTCGCTCGCTGCGTTCTCGGATGCGCTGCAGCACAGTGGATTTTCGTTCCGCTTCATCAATACGCGCGTTGCGAAGGCCCTCTTCGAGCAGCCGGACGCACTGGTCTGGAGTACCTGGCATGTGCGGGCTGTGGCATTTCTCCGTCGCAGCGGGATGTACCGCGCGGCTCTCGGCATGGTGAACGACGAGCCCGGTTTCTTCAACCGCCGGATCAATCCCACCTGGTATCTCCTTTGCAGAAAGCTCCCGTCATGA
- a CDS encoding SPASM domain-containing protein, which translates to MTLRTARNLLRCVTARRVWNLLRIFVSFRLSAWTSRSIVWGLPYTLTIEPTNRCNLKCPECPSGNGAMTRPQGLLSMDRFSAIVEEVAGEVFYLQLFFQGEPFINNRLADMLRHAHERRMYTAVSTNAHYLRPEVIGQLLDAGLDRLIVSIDGMTQEVYEEYRVGGSLERALDAVRSVDAERRKRGRACHTELVLQMLVTKQSEAHIPRLKDFARSVHAETELKTMQVYGIDGAERFLPDAAKWRRYDIVNGALRIRGKMHNRCVRLWERSVITWDGTVVPCCFDKDAEYPLGSLDDMSFKEIWQSGPYHDFRHRILRGRRNVEMCRNCTEGLRIYR; encoded by the coding sequence ATGACGCTGCGCACGGCAAGGAATCTCTTGCGCTGCGTCACGGCAAGACGCGTCTGGAATCTTCTCAGGATTTTCGTCTCGTTTCGTCTGTCTGCATGGACGTCCCGCAGCATCGTGTGGGGCCTGCCGTACACCTTGACCATAGAGCCGACCAACCGCTGCAATCTGAAATGTCCGGAATGTCCCTCCGGCAATGGCGCCATGACGCGTCCGCAGGGCTTACTGAGCATGGATCGCTTTTCGGCAATCGTGGAAGAGGTTGCGGGTGAGGTGTTTTATCTCCAACTGTTTTTCCAGGGAGAGCCCTTCATCAACAATCGTCTCGCCGATATGCTGCGGCATGCGCACGAAAGACGCATGTACACGGCGGTGAGTACAAATGCGCACTATCTGCGTCCTGAAGTCATCGGGCAACTTCTCGATGCCGGCCTCGACCGGCTCATCGTCTCCATTGACGGGATGACGCAGGAGGTGTACGAGGAGTACCGCGTGGGAGGATCACTCGAGCGCGCGCTCGATGCGGTGCGCAGCGTCGATGCGGAGCGGAGGAAACGCGGTCGCGCCTGCCACACCGAACTTGTTTTGCAGATGCTGGTGACAAAGCAGAGCGAAGCGCATATCCCGCGCCTGAAGGATTTCGCGCGCTCCGTGCATGCCGAGACCGAGTTGAAGACGATGCAGGTATACGGCATCGACGGAGCGGAGCGCTTTCTTCCCGATGCTGCCAAGTGGCGCAGATACGATATCGTAAACGGAGCGTTGCGCATACGGGGAAAAATGCACAACCGCTGTGTACGGCTGTGGGAGCGCAGCGTCATCACCTGGGACGGAACGGTCGTGCCCTGTTGCTTCGACAAGGATGCGGAGTATCCGCTCGGCTCGTTGGACGATATGTCCTTCAAAGAGATTTGGCAGTCCGGGCCCTATCACGATTTTCGCCATCGCATTCTCCGCGGACGTCGGAACGTGGAGATGTGCAGAAACTGCACCGAAGGACTCCGGATTTACCGATAA
- a CDS encoding serine/threonine-protein phosphatase encodes MLRLLHTASTFMNLDYRLSRATVGEALHELLEQIDVANEPQWCPPDSMERSRKSLAGPAQYFFYQPHTFPEMDPLLERAHQLQHALLPKHAPRSEHFRVTAVLESFCHLSGDLFGWEDSDDGGMHLWLMDMSGHGLHAGLLAALLSVIMTELRDEKDISRRFSELNRLLCGILQSREDVLYATGVLLDFGPEGVQYVSAAHPALLHRRGDGHITAAPAAGRPLGVFTHSTYQASRLDFRQEDVLLLCTDGIIEAGNADGNEYGLGRLSASFAAARGSAQDIAGQLYQAVASFQDMRLIDDDVTFLVVERQ; translated from the coding sequence ATGCTCCGTCTCCTCCATACCGCTTCAACGTTCATGAACCTCGATTACCGACTGTCGCGTGCCACGGTGGGCGAGGCATTGCATGAACTTCTCGAACAGATAGACGTCGCGAATGAACCACAGTGGTGCCCTCCGGATTCGATGGAACGATCCCGAAAGAGTCTTGCCGGCCCCGCGCAATATTTTTTCTATCAACCGCACACCTTCCCCGAAATGGATCCTCTGTTGGAGCGGGCGCATCAGCTGCAGCATGCGCTGCTCCCGAAACACGCACCACGATCGGAGCATTTCCGAGTGACCGCGGTGCTGGAATCCTTTTGTCATTTGAGTGGGGATCTTTTTGGGTGGGAAGATTCGGACGACGGGGGTATGCACCTGTGGCTGATGGATATGTCCGGTCACGGACTGCATGCAGGTCTGCTCGCGGCGCTGCTCAGCGTTATAATGACGGAGCTGAGGGATGAGAAGGACATTTCCCGCCGCTTTTCCGAGCTGAACCGCCTGCTCTGCGGCATATTGCAATCGCGCGAGGACGTGCTCTACGCGACCGGAGTACTGCTGGATTTCGGACCTGAGGGGGTGCAGTATGTCTCCGCCGCGCATCCGGCACTGCTGCATCGACGAGGTGATGGCCACATCACTGCCGCCCCGGCGGCGGGACGTCCCCTGGGCGTGTTCACGCATTCGACGTATCAGGCGTCCCGCCTCGATTTCAGGCAAGAGGATGTGCTGCTCCTCTGTACGGACGGAATCATTGAGGCCGGGAATGCGGACGGCAACGAGTATGGGCTCGGACGGTTGAGCGCGTCCTTCGCTGCTGCGCGGGGTTCGGCGCAGGACATCGCCGGACAGCTCTATCAGGCGGTGGCATCCTTCCAGGACATGCGCCTCATTGATGACGATGTCACATTTCTCGTTGTGGAGCGTCAATGA
- the gatB gene encoding Asp-tRNA(Asn)/Glu-tRNA(Gln) amidotransferase subunit GatB, protein MNTPASAEKGLRIGLEIHARLRTRSKAFCTCANDVTVASNTNVCPVCLGLPGTLPVVNRRMIEVALLAGMALDADVHRSVAFSRKLYSYPDLPKGYQITQFEHPLFTGGVLRFRVAHGAVRELRLWRLHVEEDAAKLTHRDGEAIVDYNRCGIPLLEIVTAPDLKCADDAVAAARELRRILLFLGVCDGKMEAGSFRCDVNVSYGVDTDTGRSEIKNLNSFAAIRDAINWEGHRLANAMRMDPRAARTIHWDEGSASGTIMRTKEREYEYRYAPEPDLPPITITEEMLAHCRDGLCELPLDLETRFRQQYALPPGQAAFLCAEPDAAEYFEETLAAFDAASPERAALTARWMQGELTTKRDAYGGGWQTFALRPAAFADLLLLILHERLSDTAAKRVVHEMLTTGAPAEVAATRLGAMQISDENFVDRCILEGMRQHDTLVTAWRAGRTKVFTALMGEIMRLGEGRLNPRLTAQRLTLYLHAADDTESKDGMRS, encoded by the coding sequence ATGAACACACCCGCCTCCGCGGAAAAAGGTCTCCGCATCGGTCTCGAAATACACGCGCGTCTGCGCACCCGCAGCAAGGCATTCTGCACCTGTGCAAATGATGTGACCGTAGCATCGAATACCAACGTCTGTCCTGTCTGTCTGGGGCTGCCCGGCACACTCCCGGTGGTGAATCGTCGTATGATCGAAGTGGCCCTGCTCGCGGGCATGGCGCTCGATGCCGATGTACACCGCAGCGTAGCGTTTTCCCGCAAGCTCTACTCCTATCCGGATCTTCCCAAAGGGTACCAGATTACGCAGTTTGAACACCCTCTTTTCACAGGGGGGGTATTGCGTTTCAGAGTCGCGCACGGCGCTGTGCGTGAACTCCGACTCTGGAGGCTCCATGTCGAAGAGGATGCGGCGAAGCTCACCCATCGCGACGGCGAGGCCATCGTGGATTACAACCGCTGCGGTATCCCGCTGCTGGAAATCGTTACCGCACCGGACCTGAAATGCGCGGACGATGCCGTGGCCGCAGCACGCGAATTGCGACGTATTCTGCTTTTTCTGGGCGTCTGCGACGGTAAAATGGAAGCCGGTTCGTTTCGCTGCGATGTGAACGTGTCATACGGAGTAGATACAGACACGGGACGAAGCGAGATAAAAAATCTCAATTCTTTCGCGGCGATCCGTGACGCCATCAATTGGGAGGGACATCGGCTTGCGAACGCCATGCGGATGGATCCTCGCGCTGCCCGAACCATACATTGGGATGAAGGGAGCGCCTCCGGTACGATCATGCGCACGAAGGAACGGGAGTACGAGTACCGCTATGCGCCTGAACCGGACCTCCCCCCCATTACCATCACTGAAGAGATGCTGGCGCATTGTCGTGACGGGCTGTGCGAACTCCCTCTGGATCTCGAAACGCGATTCCGGCAACAGTACGCACTTCCACCAGGGCAGGCGGCATTTCTCTGCGCCGAGCCGGATGCGGCGGAGTACTTTGAGGAAACCCTCGCGGCGTTTGACGCCGCGTCCCCGGAGCGGGCGGCGCTGACGGCCCGATGGATGCAGGGCGAATTGACAACGAAACGTGATGCGTACGGAGGCGGCTGGCAGACCTTCGCATTACGGCCGGCAGCCTTCGCCGATCTCCTGCTCCTGATTCTCCACGAGCGGCTCAGTGATACTGCGGCAAAACGGGTTGTCCACGAAATGCTGACCACAGGCGCGCCCGCCGAAGTGGCGGCAACACGACTCGGTGCGATGCAGATATCAGATGAAAATTTTGTGGACCGCTGTATCCTCGAAGGGATGAGACAGCACGACACTCTGGTGACGGCCTGGCGCGCAGGCCGCACGAAGGTGTTTACCGCGCTCATGGGTGAGATTATGCGCCTGGGCGAGGGACGACTCAACCCCCGTCTCACGGCGCAGCGTCTCACGCTGTACCTCCACGCGGCCGACGATACGGAATCAAAGGACGGCATGCGCTCATGA
- a CDS encoding glycosyltransferase, whose product MTTLIVLFVCLLLLSSLSFALVSNGWFRALRVMLPSAEAEDVTIIIAAHNERSNIVRVLDAIRAQDYPADRIRVIIADDRSSDGTAEIARAHAGDLRLDILRIDSTPEGLSPKKHALHLAIHAAHTDILLFTDADCRPEPGWIAGLHRVFAAGAEVVVAPAPLEGGKGFTERYSAYEACRTAAFMIAATAHGVPYMASGRNWGYRKSLYTRCDGLPAVGRWLGGDDDLLLQQFAASGARIAACTEANAFVRSDAPGEFSSLVRQKMRHYRVSGAYSGKAALLLGIIVASQVSVFPLAIILTILFLLHGQFMAAALPQIGLLWMLHYNAGFMMPVTRLLGMEARRTSLAGLECFHVVFSALAGIASFFRPQRW is encoded by the coding sequence ATGACAACATTGATCGTCCTCTTTGTCTGTTTGCTGCTTCTTTCCTCACTGAGTTTTGCCCTCGTGTCCAATGGGTGGTTCCGCGCATTGCGTGTCATGCTGCCGTCGGCTGAAGCGGAAGATGTCACAATCATTATCGCGGCGCATAATGAGCGATCGAATATCGTCCGTGTTCTCGACGCTATCCGCGCACAGGATTACCCGGCGGATCGTATACGCGTCATCATCGCCGACGATCGCAGCAGCGACGGCACGGCGGAGATCGCCCGCGCCCACGCCGGCGATCTTCGGTTGGATATTCTGCGCATCGACAGCACGCCGGAAGGCCTGTCACCAAAAAAACATGCCCTGCATCTCGCCATTCATGCGGCGCACACGGATATCTTGCTGTTCACCGATGCGGACTGCCGTCCCGAACCCGGTTGGATTGCCGGCTTGCACCGCGTATTTGCGGCAGGTGCCGAGGTCGTGGTCGCACCCGCACCCCTGGAAGGCGGTAAAGGTTTCACGGAGCGCTATTCCGCCTATGAAGCATGCCGCACCGCCGCCTTCATGATAGCCGCCACGGCACACGGCGTTCCGTACATGGCCAGCGGTCGTAACTGGGGTTACAGAAAATCGCTGTACACCCGCTGCGATGGCCTGCCCGCTGTGGGAAGATGGCTTGGTGGGGACGACGACCTTCTGCTCCAGCAATTCGCCGCTTCGGGAGCGCGGATTGCCGCATGCACGGAGGCGAATGCTTTCGTGCGCTCCGATGCGCCGGGTGAATTCTCGAGTCTTGTCCGACAAAAAATGCGGCATTATCGCGTGTCGGGCGCGTACAGCGGCAAGGCCGCCCTCTTGCTTGGCATCATTGTGGCATCACAGGTGTCGGTCTTTCCTCTGGCAATCATCCTGACCATACTCTTCCTGCTGCACGGGCAATTCATGGCGGCGGCGCTCCCACAAATCGGCCTCCTGTGGATGCTGCATTACAACGCAGGATTCATGATGCCGGTCACACGCTTGCTGGGAATGGAAGCACGCCGAACGTCACTTGCTGGCCTCGAATGCTTTCATGTCGTATTTTCGGCTCTTGCCGGTATTGCCTCATTCTTCAGGCCTCAACGCTGGTAA